In one Nitrospira sp. CR1.1 genomic region, the following are encoded:
- a CDS encoding AcrB/AcrD/AcrF family protein codes for MSSDSTQRLGVSGRLAGLFVASKLTPLIIIASLLLGLFAVLSTPREEEPQIVVPMADVWLPFPGASAKIVEEQLTKPIERKLSDIKAVEYLYSISRPGGALIIVRFYVGQPMEQSLVDLYDKLMSNQDLLPPGAAPFQVKPRDVNDVPIVTLTLSSERYSDFQLRQLGDQVLEDAKKVPGTASGFVVGGRGRELRVQIDPARLKAYGLTPLRVASVIQGENLSLPAGRFESRNESFLVETGRFIRSKDDLDGVVVGVNEQRPVYLRQVAEVIDGPSETNQYVWFGENSRGGASSSGEAPAVTVAIAKQAGTNAVTVADGVIRKVEEMKGGLIPADVRVTVTRDYGETADEKANELLWHLLIAVAAVVVFLGLALGLRPALAVSIVIPLTLALTLCISMLIGYSINRVTLFALIFSIGILVDDAIVLVENTYRHLTLGTRPHREASLFAVDEVGNPTILATLTVIAALLPMAFVSGLMGPYMRPIPVNASIAMFVSLLVAFIVIPWFCQTCYRPGVHMAGVDHNSVEESRSYRLYRRLLAPVLSHPAMAYLALAVIALLLIGSLLLFWTRDVVVKMLPFDNKSELQLVIDMPEGTTLEETARTTKALTQYVRTIPEMRDYQAYVGTASPFNFNGLVRHYYLRDQPHEADIQINLAAKDRRQAQSHDIAQRIRPAVQDIGRRYGANVKVVEVPPGPPVQSVLVAEIYGPEYDRQIEIARDVRRMFETTAGVVDVDDYLEADQVKYVLTVDRAKAALAGIPSEEIVRTLRLALEGVDVGLVHMPKEQRPVQVKLRLPIIERTGLEHLGEIALRTTAGHMAPLSELIRVEHTVREQAIYHKNQKPVVYVIADVGGTGPDRGESPVYGVMGVGKKLEQYTLPEGYRMEQQYAVQPWSEQRFAMKWDGEWHITYETFRDMGIAFTAALLLIYLLIVAQFQSFLTPLVIMAPIPLTLIGILPGHWLTGSYFTATSMIGFIALAGIIVRNSILLVDFIQHQEAEGVAVVEAVIRAGAIRTRPILLTAAALMAGAFVIILDPIFQGLAVSLLFGVGASTVLTLFVIPVLYYLWIGDSRPVSVCPLPRADHMEAPRHVVGDRPG; via the coding sequence ATGAGTTCTGATTCGACCCAACGGCTTGGTGTCAGCGGTCGGCTCGCCGGGCTTTTTGTCGCGAGCAAACTCACCCCCCTGATCATCATTGCCAGCCTTCTCCTCGGTCTATTCGCTGTGCTGTCGACCCCGCGCGAAGAAGAGCCGCAGATCGTGGTGCCCATGGCTGATGTGTGGCTGCCGTTCCCCGGCGCTTCCGCGAAGATCGTTGAGGAACAGCTCACCAAGCCCATCGAGCGCAAACTCTCAGACATCAAGGCCGTCGAATACCTCTACTCGATTTCGCGGCCCGGCGGAGCGCTCATCATCGTGCGTTTCTATGTCGGCCAGCCGATGGAGCAGAGTCTGGTGGACCTCTATGACAAGTTGATGTCCAACCAGGACCTGTTGCCGCCCGGCGCCGCGCCCTTCCAAGTCAAGCCGCGGGACGTCAATGATGTCCCGATCGTGACCCTGACACTGTCGAGCGAGCGTTATTCGGATTTCCAGCTGCGTCAGTTGGGTGATCAGGTGCTGGAGGATGCGAAGAAAGTCCCCGGCACGGCGAGCGGTTTCGTGGTTGGCGGTCGTGGCCGCGAATTACGCGTGCAGATCGATCCGGCCCGGCTGAAAGCGTACGGACTGACGCCCTTGCGAGTGGCGAGCGTCATTCAGGGGGAGAATCTGTCGCTGCCTGCCGGCCGGTTTGAGAGTCGGAACGAAAGTTTTCTCGTCGAGACGGGTCGCTTCATCCGTTCAAAGGACGACCTTGATGGCGTGGTGGTCGGCGTGAACGAACAACGGCCGGTCTATCTGCGCCAGGTGGCGGAGGTGATCGACGGCCCCAGCGAAACGAATCAGTACGTGTGGTTTGGCGAGAACTCGAGAGGCGGCGCTTCATCTTCAGGGGAAGCGCCCGCCGTGACGGTGGCGATCGCCAAACAGGCCGGCACCAATGCCGTCACGGTGGCTGATGGCGTCATTCGCAAGGTTGAGGAGATGAAGGGGGGCCTGATTCCGGCCGATGTACGCGTCACGGTGACGCGCGACTACGGAGAGACCGCCGATGAGAAGGCCAATGAGTTACTCTGGCATCTCCTCATTGCCGTGGCGGCGGTCGTGGTCTTTCTGGGGTTGGCGCTGGGGCTGCGGCCAGCCCTTGCGGTCTCGATTGTGATCCCGCTGACGCTGGCGCTGACCCTGTGTATCTCCATGCTCATCGGGTACAGCATCAATCGCGTGACCTTGTTTGCGTTGATCTTTTCCATCGGCATCCTGGTGGACGATGCGATCGTGTTGGTGGAAAACACCTATCGGCATCTGACACTGGGGACACGGCCACATCGGGAAGCCTCGCTCTTCGCCGTTGATGAGGTCGGCAATCCGACGATTCTGGCAACCCTGACGGTGATTGCCGCCCTCCTGCCCATGGCCTTCGTCTCCGGTCTGATGGGGCCGTATATGCGTCCGATCCCCGTGAATGCTTCGATCGCCATGTTTGTGTCCCTGCTCGTCGCGTTCATTGTCATCCCCTGGTTCTGCCAGACCTGTTATCGGCCCGGTGTACACATGGCGGGCGTCGATCACAACTCGGTTGAGGAGAGCCGCAGTTATCGGTTGTATCGGCGGTTGCTCGCTCCGGTGTTGTCTCATCCGGCGATGGCCTATCTGGCGCTGGCAGTCATCGCGTTATTGTTGATCGGTTCGCTGCTGCTGTTCTGGACGCGTGATGTGGTGGTGAAAATGCTGCCGTTCGACAACAAAAGCGAACTGCAGCTGGTGATCGACATGCCGGAAGGCACAACGCTGGAAGAAACGGCCCGAACGACCAAGGCCCTGACGCAGTATGTGCGAACCATTCCCGAAATGCGCGATTACCAGGCCTATGTCGGCACCGCCTCGCCGTTTAATTTCAACGGCCTGGTCCGGCACTACTATCTGCGTGACCAGCCGCACGAAGCCGACATTCAAATCAATCTGGCGGCCAAGGATCGGCGGCAGGCGCAGAGTCACGACATCGCGCAACGGATTCGTCCGGCGGTCCAGGACATCGGACGGCGGTACGGGGCGAATGTGAAGGTGGTCGAAGTCCCGCCGGGCCCGCCGGTTCAGTCGGTGTTGGTCGCCGAGATTTACGGACCTGAGTACGACCGGCAGATCGAGATCGCCAGGGATGTTCGCCGGATGTTTGAGACGACGGCCGGCGTGGTCGATGTCGACGATTACCTGGAGGCGGACCAGGTCAAGTATGTGTTGACGGTCGACCGCGCGAAGGCGGCATTGGCGGGCATTCCGTCGGAGGAAATCGTGCGGACCCTGCGCCTCGCGCTGGAAGGCGTCGACGTCGGTCTGGTGCATATGCCCAAAGAGCAGCGTCCGGTGCAGGTAAAGCTACGCCTGCCGATCATCGAACGAACCGGTCTGGAACATCTCGGAGAAATCGCCCTGCGAACGACAGCGGGTCACATGGCGCCGCTCTCCGAACTGATCCGTGTCGAACACACCGTGCGCGAACAGGCCATCTATCACAAGAATCAGAAGCCGGTCGTCTATGTCATTGCGGATGTCGGCGGAACCGGCCCCGACAGGGGCGAGAGTCCGGTCTATGGCGTGATGGGCGTCGGGAAAAAATTGGAGCAGTACACGTTGCCGGAAGGGTACCGGATGGAGCAGCAGTATGCCGTGCAGCCCTGGTCGGAACAGCGATTCGCGATGAAGTGGGACGGCGAGTGGCATATTACCTATGAAACATTTCGAGACATGGGTATCGCATTCACGGCGGCGCTGTTGCTGATCTATCTGCTGATCGTGGCGCAATTCCAATCGTTTCTGACGCCGCTCGTCATCATGGCGCCCATCCCGCTCACGTTGATCGGCATTCTTCCGGGGCATTGGCTCACCGGATCGTATTTCACGGCCACGTCGATGATCGGGTTTATCGCTCTCGCCGGCATCATCGTGCGAAACTCAATTCTATTGGTGGATTTCATCCAGCACCAGGAAGCGGAGGGCGTTGCGGTGGTGGAGGCGGTCATTCGCGCGGGAGCCATTCGAACCCGTCCTATTCTGCTGACCGCTGCGGCGTTGATGGCCGGCGCCTTCGTTATCATTCTCGATCCGATCTTTCAGGGGCTGGCAGTCTCGCTGCTGTTCGGGGTGGGCGCCTCGACGGTGTTGACCCTGTTCGTCATCCCTGTGCTCTACTACCTGTGGATCGGCGATTCCCGGCCTGTATCTGTCTGCCCCTTGCCTCGAGCGGATCATATGGAAGCGCCACGACATGTCGTGGGCGACCGGCCGGGATGA
- a CDS encoding efflux RND transporter periplasmic adaptor subunit yields MVFKSKDSSLRIGSLAAALLLAAGCGPSQEPAKPGEPPSAAAPQPPIQAAVVEVKTGRVPVSVEVTGQVTPVYQATLASRIQGTIDNLLVREGSVVRRGDTLVVLDNRDLQAELSRVTAELDNARAQRDRMEDLYRKDAVSKQELENSTRTFRVAAAGRKAVLAQLRYTIVKAPFDGVITEKKVERGELASPGQPLLKMEDPLQLRLEATVAESDVRVVSVGSSLPVVIDALGADPLKGRVSQMLPAGDPQTHTFTMKVDLPATAGLKSGMFGRLRLEKGVSTTLLLPKSSFIERGELASLFVVGSDQVARLRWVKIGRTLEQGVEILSGVDAGERVVVEASKGRDGAPVQDITRVALPQ; encoded by the coding sequence TTGGTGTTCAAGAGTAAAGACAGCAGTCTGAGGATCGGAAGCCTGGCTGCCGCGCTGCTCCTGGCAGCGGGCTGCGGGCCCTCGCAGGAGCCGGCGAAACCCGGAGAGCCGCCGTCGGCAGCCGCTCCGCAGCCGCCGATCCAGGCTGCGGTCGTTGAGGTGAAGACCGGTCGCGTGCCGGTCAGCGTCGAGGTTACTGGGCAGGTCACCCCGGTGTATCAGGCCACGTTGGCCAGCCGGATTCAGGGCACGATCGACAATCTGCTAGTCCGTGAAGGCAGCGTCGTGCGCAGGGGCGACACGCTGGTTGTGCTGGACAATCGGGATCTGCAGGCGGAGTTGTCGCGGGTGACGGCGGAACTCGACAATGCCCGGGCGCAACGTGACCGGATGGAAGATCTCTATCGCAAAGATGCGGTTTCCAAGCAGGAATTGGAAAATTCCACGCGCACCTTCAGGGTCGCAGCGGCTGGTCGTAAGGCCGTGCTGGCACAGCTGAGGTACACCATCGTGAAGGCGCCCTTCGACGGGGTCATCACGGAGAAGAAGGTGGAGCGAGGAGAACTCGCTTCACCCGGGCAACCGCTTCTGAAAATGGAAGATCCTTTGCAGCTTCGACTGGAAGCCACGGTGGCTGAAAGTGATGTGCGAGTGGTCTCGGTCGGGTCATCACTGCCGGTGGTGATCGATGCGTTGGGCGCCGATCCGTTGAAGGGGAGGGTATCGCAAATGCTCCCTGCCGGTGATCCGCAAACCCATACGTTCACGATGAAGGTGGATCTTCCGGCCACCGCCGGGCTCAAGTCCGGCATGTTCGGGCGGCTGCGGCTCGAAAAGGGCGTCAGTACGACGCTGCTGCTGCCGAAGTCGTCGTTCATCGAGCGCGGTGAACTCGCCAGCTTGTTTGTTGTCGGGAGTGATCAGGTGGCGCGTCTTCGGTGGGTCAAAATCGGTCGCACGCTGGAGCAGGGCGTCGAGATTTTATCCGGTGTCGATGCCGGAGAGCGAGTGGTGGTGGAGGCCTCCAAGGGGCGCGATGGCGCGCCGGTGCAGGACATCACGAGGGTGGCGTTGCCCCAATGA
- a CDS encoding DUF2892 domain-containing protein: MKLNEWLRLIAGLFVLMAVVLGATVHPSYHYFAAFVAVNLIQSSFSGWCPMMALLRRLGVQE, encoded by the coding sequence ATGAAGTTGAACGAGTGGCTTCGATTGATCGCCGGATTGTTCGTGTTGATGGCGGTCGTGCTGGGTGCAACGGTTCACCCCTCCTATCATTATTTCGCGGCCTTTGTTGCCGTGAATCTCATCCAGTCGTCATTCAGCGGCTGGTGCCCGATGATGGCTCTTTTGCGGAGGCTTGGTGTTCAAGAGTAA
- a CDS encoding TSUP family transporter: MIEQALRAMLSGVPIGLQLGATGTGGAILGVPLMVYIAGMSLQQAAAMSLMIVATSSLVGAWEYGRQGMVKPKAAAAFSWTGMIGSWGGAFGHRMVREEVLLILFGLLLLLVRTIMARQRRLLAGRVDDESCATLFPRTCWLKVGGIGLIVGTLNGLFGVGGGFMVVPALILVLGFPARAAIGTSLMIIGLISIGGVVGHLQFGHVEWSLLGYVLLGSVTGMLAGVRSETWVSPAVMGRVTASVTMSIAGTLIVVNLAKLAGWLG; this comes from the coding sequence ATGATTGAACAGGCTCTCCGCGCGATGTTGTCCGGGGTGCCGATCGGCCTGCAACTGGGTGCGACCGGAACAGGCGGCGCCATTCTCGGTGTGCCGCTGATGGTCTATATCGCTGGCATGTCCCTGCAGCAGGCGGCGGCCATGTCGCTGATGATCGTGGCTACGTCTTCGCTGGTCGGCGCCTGGGAGTATGGCCGGCAGGGGATGGTCAAGCCTAAAGCTGCGGCGGCATTCAGCTGGACGGGCATGATTGGATCGTGGGGCGGTGCGTTCGGACACCGCATGGTTCGAGAGGAAGTGCTGCTCATTCTGTTCGGATTGCTGCTCTTGCTGGTCAGGACCATCATGGCGCGCCAGCGGCGCCTCCTCGCCGGGCGCGTCGACGACGAGAGTTGCGCAACCCTCTTCCCCCGCACCTGTTGGCTGAAGGTCGGAGGAATTGGTCTGATCGTGGGGACTCTGAACGGGTTATTCGGTGTCGGCGGCGGTTTCATGGTGGTCCCGGCCTTGATTCTGGTCCTGGGCTTTCCCGCACGCGCGGCGATTGGCACCTCGCTCATGATCATAGGTCTGATCTCCATCGGCGGCGTGGTGGGACATCTGCAATTCGGTCATGTCGAGTGGAGCCTATTGGGGTATGTGCTGTTGGGCAGTGTGACCGGCATGCTGGCGGGTGTTCGCTCGGAGACCTGGGTGTCGCCGGCGGTGATGGGGCGGGTCACCGCCTCGGTCACGATGTCCATCGCCGGAACACTCATCGTGGTGAATCTTGCGAAGCTCGCCGGGTGGCTAGGCTGA
- a CDS encoding NAD(P)/FAD-dependent oxidoreductase gives MARVVIIGASIGGLPAAYEARELLAKKHKVTVISNVESFHFVPSNPWVAVGWRTRQDISFALGPVLEKKGVEYIHATADRIEAEQNRVITSKGEVPYDYLIIATGPKLNFGAVPGLGPSGYTQSVCNVDHAEQAWGTYQAFLKDPGPIVVGAAQGASCFGPAYEMAFILDADLRRKKLRKKVPIYFVTPEPYIGHMGLAGVGASRRLMEDEFAEHAMQPICNTSIKEVQAGKMILEGGQEIPFRYSMIIPPFAGVDAVAGTPGLCNPKGFVNIDAYQANPRYKNIYSVGVCVAIPPVEQTPVPTGAPKTGYMIESMVSAAVHNIKADIDGDTKRETATWNAICLADMGNTGVAFVALPQMAPRNVTWAKKGKWVHLAKIALEKYFLRKMKKGVSEPYYEKVLLKAMGIAKLEEPA, from the coding sequence ATGGCGAGGGTGGTTATTATCGGGGCATCGATCGGCGGGTTACCGGCAGCCTACGAAGCGCGCGAATTGTTGGCAAAGAAACACAAGGTCACGGTGATTTCCAACGTGGAGTCCTTTCACTTCGTGCCGTCAAACCCGTGGGTTGCGGTCGGATGGCGCACCCGGCAGGACATTAGTTTCGCGCTGGGACCGGTGCTGGAGAAAAAAGGGGTGGAGTACATCCATGCGACGGCAGACCGAATTGAGGCGGAACAGAATCGTGTCATCACGTCAAAGGGCGAAGTCCCGTATGACTATCTGATTATCGCGACCGGCCCGAAGCTGAATTTTGGTGCGGTGCCGGGGCTCGGCCCGAGCGGGTATACCCAGTCGGTCTGCAACGTGGACCATGCCGAGCAGGCCTGGGGAACCTATCAAGCATTTCTGAAGGATCCCGGCCCCATTGTGGTGGGCGCGGCGCAGGGCGCATCCTGCTTTGGTCCGGCGTATGAAATGGCGTTTATTCTCGATGCCGATCTTCGCCGGAAGAAACTCCGGAAGAAAGTTCCGATCTATTTCGTGACGCCGGAACCCTATATCGGCCACATGGGGCTGGCGGGGGTAGGCGCTTCGCGCCGGCTCATGGAAGATGAGTTTGCGGAGCACGCGATGCAGCCGATTTGTAATACGTCGATCAAGGAAGTGCAGGCGGGGAAGATGATTCTGGAGGGAGGGCAGGAGATCCCATTTCGATACTCGATGATCATCCCGCCCTTTGCGGGGGTGGATGCGGTGGCGGGAACGCCGGGACTGTGCAATCCCAAAGGGTTTGTGAATATCGATGCCTATCAGGCCAATCCCAGGTATAAAAATATCTATTCCGTCGGCGTCTGTGTGGCCATTCCTCCGGTGGAGCAGACGCCGGTTCCAACCGGCGCGCCGAAGACCGGATACATGATCGAGTCGATGGTGTCGGCGGCCGTGCACAACATCAAAGCCGATATCGATGGCGACACGAAACGTGAAACGGCGACCTGGAATGCGATCTGCCTGGCCGACATGGGCAATACCGGTGTGGCATTCGTGGCCCTGCCGCAAATGGCGCCGCGCAATGTGACCTGGGCGAAGAAGGGTAAATGGGTGCATCTGGCGAAAATCGCGCTGGAAAAGTACTTTCTGCGAAAAATGAAAAAGGGCGTGAGCGAGCCCTATTATGAAAAGGTCCTCTTGAAGGCGATGGGTATTGCGAAGCTGGAAGAGCCCGCGTGA
- a CDS encoding copper resistance protein CopD: protein MFALVWIHLLAAVVWVGGMVFLSVVLVPVLKRDGGFARHAALFRTAAYRFRTLVWGAMGILVATGSALAIGRAIPLTDPLQWPSIFMAKIGLVALLFTLTLLHDLVVGPQVRRILGTAEAARSARERLLVRYSVLVPRVSLLVALLVLLTAVVLART from the coding sequence GTGTTTGCATTGGTCTGGATTCACCTGCTGGCGGCAGTGGTATGGGTCGGCGGGATGGTGTTTTTGTCGGTCGTTCTGGTGCCTGTGCTTAAGCGGGATGGGGGCTTTGCGCGGCACGCCGCCCTCTTTCGAACGGCTGCGTATCGATTCAGGACTCTCGTATGGGGCGCGATGGGGATCCTGGTTGCCACCGGGTCGGCGTTGGCCATCGGCCGGGCGATTCCCTTGACCGATCCATTGCAGTGGCCGTCTATTTTTATGGCGAAGATCGGATTGGTGGCCTTGTTGTTCACGCTTACCCTGCTGCACGATCTGGTAGTGGGACCACAGGTGCGACGCATTCTTGGAACGGCTGAAGCTGCAAGAAGTGCGCGGGAACGGCTGTTGGTGCGTTACTCCGTGCTTGTACCGCGCGTGTCGCTGTTGGTGGCGTTGCTGGTTCTGTTGACAGCGGTGGTGCTTGCCAGGACCTAG
- a CDS encoding helix-turn-helix domain-containing protein, whose amino-acid sequence MKRKPCLIENCSTCTLRAKVVLCDIAGSDLVEFQKIKRTLEYAPHQTMFYEGHVCLGLYVLCSGKVKLTRSSTRGRRQIVRILGPGELIEKHVFGDRALHEVTCETLEPSQVCVIDKERYLAVIHRNPQLAIKLIQLLSNEVGVNMDHLDQFTFKTARERLAGLLLELGDRFGKKHDDEVRVGLTLKREEVAEMAGITVETAIRLLGVFRDEGVLTIDGRAITLLNPDRLSRIAQR is encoded by the coding sequence GTGAAACGGAAGCCCTGCCTTATTGAGAATTGCAGCACTTGCACGCTTCGCGCGAAGGTTGTGCTCTGCGATATTGCAGGAAGCGATCTCGTCGAATTTCAAAAAATCAAACGCACGCTCGAATACGCGCCTCACCAGACCATGTTCTACGAAGGTCATGTGTGCCTGGGGCTGTACGTGTTATGCTCGGGCAAGGTCAAGCTCACCCGCTCTTCGACGCGAGGCCGGCGGCAGATCGTCCGCATCCTGGGCCCTGGTGAGTTGATCGAGAAACACGTCTTTGGCGACCGAGCCCTTCATGAAGTGACGTGCGAGACCTTGGAGCCCTCTCAAGTCTGCGTCATCGATAAGGAACGCTACCTCGCCGTCATCCACAGAAATCCTCAACTGGCGATCAAGCTGATCCAGCTCCTCAGTAACGAAGTCGGGGTGAATATGGATCATCTCGATCAATTCACGTTCAAAACCGCCCGCGAGCGGTTAGCCGGCCTGCTGCTGGAACTCGGCGATCGATTCGGAAAAAAACATGACGATGAGGTCCGGGTTGGCCTGACTCTCAAACGGGAAGAAGTGGCTGAGATGGCCGGGATTACGGTTGAAACCGCCATCCGCCTGCTCGGCGTCTTTCGCGATGAGGGAGTCCTGACCATCGATGGAAGAGCCATCACCCTGCTGAATCCGGACCGCCTCTCCAGAATTGCCCAGCGCTGA
- a CDS encoding SUMF1/EgtB/PvdO family nonheme iron enzyme codes for MKRVHMGMKRKRARWAQALMIGAALFALAPVARALDTQDIVIEWTEDGKKIAQERVAKWKTKEDMVLIPAGEFLMGSDKKTDRLAYRSEIPQRSVYLDAFMIGKYEVTALEYLKFVLATDRLPQLDWRYDGGNFQDTMAHHPIMHVNWYDADAYCKWAGKRLPTEAEWEKAARGVDGRLFPWGSEYAGPTRANFGRTGLSGPVRDRPERLLLYPPIISVDRYENALSPYGLYQTIGNVAEWVSDWYDQDYYKTAPARNPKGPETGTQKAFRGGGWMDSTTTMRAAMRNGTDPKTKINWMGFRCAQDAKEDAGAKVSLMKE; via the coding sequence ATGAAACGAGTGCACATGGGCATGAAACGAAAACGCGCACGATGGGCGCAGGCTCTCATGATCGGAGCCGCGCTGTTCGCGCTGGCTCCGGTGGCACGGGCGCTGGATACGCAGGACATCGTGATTGAGTGGACGGAGGACGGCAAAAAAATCGCTCAGGAACGGGTGGCAAAGTGGAAGACCAAGGAAGACATGGTCCTCATTCCGGCGGGCGAGTTTCTCATGGGGAGCGACAAGAAAACGGATCGCCTCGCCTATCGGAGCGAGATTCCTCAACGATCCGTGTATCTGGATGCGTTCATGATCGGCAAGTACGAGGTCACTGCGCTGGAGTATCTCAAGTTCGTCCTGGCCACGGATCGCCTGCCGCAGTTGGACTGGCGGTACGACGGAGGCAATTTCCAGGACACGATGGCGCATCATCCGATCATGCACGTCAACTGGTACGACGCGGACGCGTATTGCAAATGGGCAGGCAAGCGGTTACCGACAGAAGCCGAATGGGAGAAAGCGGCGCGTGGAGTGGACGGCAGACTGTTTCCGTGGGGAAGCGAGTATGCCGGTCCGACCCGGGCCAATTTCGGCAGAACCGGATTGTCCGGGCCGGTGCGGGATCGTCCCGAACGGTTGCTCCTGTATCCGCCGATCATTTCCGTCGACAGGTATGAGAATGCGCTGAGCCCCTACGGGCTGTATCAAACCATCGGCAACGTGGCCGAATGGGTGTCCGACTGGTACGACCAGGATTATTACAAGACCGCGCCGGCCCGGAATCCGAAGGGACCGGAAACCGGAACCCAGAAAGCCTTCCGCGGTGGCGGGTGGATGGATAGCACCACCACCATGCGGGCGGCGATGCGGAACGGCACTGATCCGAAGACCAAGATCAATTGGATGGGTTTCCGTTGCGCGCAGGATGCCAAGGAGGATGCGGGAGCGAAGGTTTCACTGATGAAGGAGTAG
- a CDS encoding SUMF1/EgtB/PvdO family nonheme iron enzyme has product MNTWLSGSISMLLLGMAAGLVLGSVVPSHADHELPKPPPLWSPLDELERLALIEVPNGMAEVPAGPFLMGSDPKIDRAAGPQELPQHQVHVDAFNIDRYEVSNVNYLRYVLATGAAWPQYWRAQPFPEKMAKHPVIGVSWREADAYCRWRGARLPTEAEWEKAARGEDGRMFPWGNEPAGWIKSNIAHPGSKRGAKYPPLANVDRYDNGVSPYGVHQLAGNVSEWVSDWFDPEYYRRQENRNPQGPATGQDKVFRGGSWNEDPEVARSAGRNSGGLDHWSYLTGFRCATSGESGRQLSSIDPAMGRATDR; this is encoded by the coding sequence ATGAATACATGGCTATCTGGGTCAATCTCGATGCTCCTGCTGGGCATGGCCGCGGGGCTGGTGCTCGGCTCTGTTGTGCCGAGCCACGCTGACCATGAATTGCCAAAACCGCCGCCGCTCTGGTCTCCGCTCGACGAACTGGAGCGGTTGGCGTTGATTGAGGTGCCGAACGGAATGGCCGAAGTGCCGGCCGGACCATTCTTGATGGGAAGCGATCCGAAGATTGATCGAGCCGCAGGACCGCAGGAATTGCCTCAACATCAGGTCCATGTGGATGCATTCAACATCGACCGGTACGAAGTCAGCAACGTGAACTATCTCCGGTATGTGTTGGCCACGGGCGCGGCCTGGCCCCAATACTGGCGTGCCCAGCCCTTCCCGGAGAAGATGGCCAAACATCCGGTCATCGGCGTGTCCTGGCGGGAAGCCGATGCCTATTGCCGGTGGCGCGGAGCTCGTTTGCCCACCGAAGCTGAATGGGAAAAAGCGGCACGAGGTGAGGATGGGCGCATGTTTCCCTGGGGCAATGAGCCGGCCGGGTGGATCAAAAGCAACATCGCGCACCCGGGGTCCAAGCGAGGAGCGAAGTATCCGCCGCTGGCCAATGTGGACCGCTACGACAATGGCGTGAGTCCGTACGGCGTGCATCAGTTGGCCGGCAATGTGAGCGAGTGGGTTTCGGATTGGTTCGATCCGGAGTATTACCGCCGCCAGGAGAATCGCAACCCTCAGGGACCTGCGACGGGCCAGGACAAGGTGTTCCGGGGAGGATCTTGGAATGAAGATCCCGAGGTGGCCCGTTCCGCCGGACGCAATTCCGGAGGACTGGACCACTGGAGTTACCTGACAGGGTTTCGCTGTGCAACATCGGGCGAGAGTGGTCGTCAACTTTCGTCCATCGATCCAGCCATGGGACGCGCTACGGATCGATGA
- a CDS encoding carboxypeptidase regulatory-like domain-containing protein: MTLRTTAQSEQQQMKHRVSGWGLGLAAMAIAGFLASDPASAYEEITVSDGGTLSGLVRLEGTVPKPKGYNLTTLPDPYYCGRISDGEGWRILQPFNVGPNGEFREVVVYLEGIEQGKSFAEKEVPQIEAKDCLFLPFTTVVRDDQSVTVVNMDPVMHDIQAYETSNLGARVLFNVPLPMNPQHPRNFKDRTEAGMYHKHMAGPPMKELVKLSKGRRIFVMQCGFHAYMESWGVAITNPYFAKTDEQGRFTITDVPPGTYKLVIWHPYIRTETSQTVTIGPKGAVETTIGVPAPTGRLYANEVLDHAYTRYNVTEEAKKEIDPLLQKQEH; encoded by the coding sequence GTGACATTGAGGACTACAGCACAGAGCGAGCAACAACAGATGAAGCATCGTGTTTCCGGTTGGGGGCTAGGTCTGGCGGCGATGGCTATCGCAGGATTTCTCGCGAGTGATCCGGCGTCGGCCTATGAAGAAATCACCGTGTCCGATGGAGGAACGCTATCCGGACTCGTCAGGCTCGAGGGTACGGTTCCGAAACCGAAAGGGTACAACCTGACTACGCTGCCTGACCCCTACTATTGCGGGCGCATTTCCGACGGAGAAGGCTGGCGCATTCTCCAGCCATTTAATGTGGGCCCGAACGGGGAGTTCCGGGAAGTCGTTGTCTATCTGGAAGGGATTGAGCAGGGTAAATCGTTTGCGGAAAAAGAGGTTCCGCAAATCGAGGCGAAGGACTGCCTGTTCCTGCCGTTTACGACCGTCGTGCGTGACGATCAATCGGTGACGGTCGTCAATATGGATCCGGTGATGCACGACATTCAGGCCTATGAAACGTCGAATTTAGGCGCGCGTGTCCTGTTCAATGTGCCGCTTCCGATGAACCCCCAGCATCCGCGCAATTTTAAGGATCGCACCGAGGCCGGCATGTATCACAAGCACATGGCCGGTCCGCCGATGAAGGAGTTGGTGAAACTCAGTAAAGGCCGCCGGATTTTTGTGATGCAATGCGGTTTCCACGCGTACATGGAGAGCTGGGGCGTGGCCATTACCAATCCCTACTTTGCAAAGACCGATGAGCAGGGCCGGTTCACCATCACCGATGTGCCTCCCGGCACCTATAAGTTGGTCATCTGGCATCCCTATATCAGAACCGAGACGTCACAAACTGTCACCATCGGTCCGAAGGGCGCCGTTGAGACAACGATCGGCGTGCCGGCGCCGACCGGACGGCTGTACGCCAATGAGGTCTTGGACCATGCGTATACCCGGTACAACGTGACCGAGGAAGCGAAGAAGGAAATCGATCCTCTGCTCCAAAAGCAGGAGCACTGA